The region GACGCGGACGCGGAATCCCGGGTCGTTTCCTATGCTTGGCCGGGCAACGTCAGGCAGCTTGAAAACACCATCCGGCAGATCGTCGTCATGAACGATGGTGCCGCCGTTACCTTCGACATGCTGCCGATGGCCATTCGCGACCAGAGCAGCCGCCCGAACTCGATTATCGACCTGTCCCGCGAACGCTCCCGCGCGGCAGCGCCGATCCGCGCCTTCGGCTCGATAGAGCCTCTCTGGGCACAGGAACGACGGATCATCGAGGATGCCCTGGATGCCTTTGACGGCAACATCGCCATGGCAGCGGCGGCTCTCGAGATCAGTCCGTCCACCATCTACCGCAAACGCCAGTCGTGGCTGGCACGCAGCGGTTGATCCGCATTTCTCACGCCAAGCAGAGGGCGCGGGAGATATGCGGTCTGGAATTTAGCATTTCCGGCTAACGTTTACTGCATTGCACACATTTCCTTGTCTTGCGCGGGAAGTCAGTCTATATCGATCGGCCAAATCGCTAATAAAAGACAAGACTTAAGGGCGTGCGGGGAAATATGGCTTTGCTGGCTGGAACTACACATCGGCGGATTGCGTCCGCTGTTCTTATTGCGACTGCAACACTGACAGGCATTCTGTCCGCGCAGGCAACCACGGAGACCAGCACCGCCCCTTCCGAAGCATTCGCAGAGGCCCTGAACGCTTACGACCAGGCCTGGGAAGCAGCGGACCTTGCCTTCACGAAAACGACCTTCACGGAAGGCGCCAGTACCGGCTACGGACAGTACAGACCGCGTGAAAACGCGACTTTCTCCGATGGCGAGGCGCTTTTCATCTATGCCGAACCGGTCGGCTACGGCTTTCAGGAGAACGGCTCTGAATATGCGTATGAGCTGACGGCAAGCTACAAGCTCTTGAACCTTTCCGGTCAGGTTCTGGCCAAAGAGGACAATTTCGCGGTCTTCTCCGGCAACGGCCGTTCGAAGAAACGCGAAATCGCAGCCTCCCTGAATTTCCGGTTCAGCGGATTGCCAGCGGGCGAGTACAGGCTGGAAACGGACTTCACCGACACGGTCGGTGGCGGCCGGTCCGGCTTCGTTTTGCCCTTCACAATATCCGCGGCGGACTGACCGGGCTGGAACACGCGTCCGCTCGAAGCCGGCCTTGCCCAAAATCCTGCCACTATTCAAAGGCAGGGTCCGCCCATCGGCAGGCGTTCTGCATCGCCAGCCCCCGCCAAGGGGAGGCCGGCGCGGAAAATCTCCTCGCAAAGCATTGACAACACCCTCTCAGCTACATAAATCGGAGACGCTGCTAGCACTCGCCATGTGGGAGTGCTAATAGCCGCGGGAGACCCAGCTTCTCCCGTGCGGTTCAAACCCAATGTTCATGTCTCGCGCGCTGCCTAAAGTGTGGGGCGCGCTCATGAGAGGAAACAGTCTTATGGCATTTCGTCCACTGCACGACCGTGTCGTCGTCCGCCGCGTAGACTCTGAAGAGAAGACCGCCGGCGGCATCATCATTCCGGACACAGCAAAAGAAAAACCGCAGGAAGGCGAAGTCGTTGCCGTTGGCACCGGCGCTCGCAAGGACAATGGCGATCTGATCCCGATCGACGTCAAGGAAGGCGATCGCGTTCTGTTCGGCAAGTGGTCCGGCACCGAAGTCAAGATCAACGGTGAAGACCTCCTGATCATGAAGGAATCCGACATCATGGGCGTGATCGCGTAACCATCCGCGAACCGCTTCTGATTTCAACTCCATTCCAGAACAAGTGAGACGATTACATGTCTGCCAAAGAAGTAAAATTCGGAACGGACGCCCGTGAGCGCATGCTGCGCGGCGTTGACACGCTTGCCAACGCAGTCAGGGTGACCCTCGGCCCGAAAGGCCGTAACGTCGTTCTCGACAAGGCATTCGGCGCTCCGCGCATCACCAAGGACGGTGTCTCCGTTGCCAAGGAAATCGAACTGGAAGACAAGTTCGAGAACATGGGCGCCCAGATGGTGCGCGAAGTGGCCTCTAAGACCAACGACGTCGCCGGTGACGGCACCACCACTGCAACCGTCCTGGCCCAGTCCATCGTCAAGGAAGGCGCCAAGGCCGTTGCCGCCGGCATGAATCCGATGGATCTGAAGCGCGGTGTCGACCTTGCTGCCGCAGAAGCCGTCCGGGCCCTGACCGCCGCTTCCAAGCCGATCACAACCTCCGCCGAAGTTGCCCAGGTCGGCACCATTTCCGCCAACGGCGACGAGCAGGTCGGCAAGGACATTGCCGAAGCCATGCAGCGCGTCGGCAACGAAGGCGTCATCACGGTCGAGGAAGCCAAGTCCCTCGAGACCGAGCTTGAAGTCGTCGAAGGCATGCAGTTCGACCGCGGCTACCTGTCTCCCTACTTCGTCACCAACGCCGACAAGATGCTGGCTGACCTGGAAAAGCCGTACATCCTGCTGCACGAGAAGAAGCTCTCCAACCTGCAGGCCATGCTGCCGATCCTGGAAGCTGTGGTTCAGTCTTCCCGTCCGCTGCTCATCATCTCTGAAGATGTTGAAGGCGAAGCCCTGGCAACCCTGGTTGTCAACAAGCTGCGCGGCGGCCTGAAGATTGCTGCCGTCAAGGCTCCGGGCTTCGGCGATCGCCGCAAGGCAATGCTTGAAGACATTGCGGTCCTGACCGGCGGTACCGTGATCTCCGAAGATCTCGGCATCAAGCTGGAAAACGTGACGCTCGACATGCTCGGCACCGCCGAGAAGGTCACCATCACCAAGGAAACCACGACCATCGTCGACGGTGCCGGTGCCAAGGAAGACATCAACGGCCGCGTTTCCCAGATCAAGGCCCAGATCGAAGAAACCACTTCCGATTACGACCGTGAAAAGCTGCAGGAGCGTCTTGCCAAGCTCGCCGGCGGTGTTGCAGTCATCCGCGTTGGCGGTGCAACCGAAATCGAAGTGAAAGAGAAAAAAGACCGCGTCGACGATGCGCTGAACGCAACCCGCGCTGCCGTTGAAGAAGGCATCGTCCCGGGCGGCGGCGTCGCTCTGCTGCGTGCGAAGAAGGCTGTCGAGGCTCTGACGAACGACAACCCGGACATCGCTGCCGGCATCAAGATCGTTCTGCGCGCTCTGGAATCTCCAATCCGCCAGATCGCCGAAAACGCTGGTGTCGAAGGCTCCATCGTGGTTGGCAAGATCCAGGAAAACGACGATCCGACCTTCGGCTTCAACGCTCAGACCGAAGAATTCGTCAACATGATCGAAGCCGGGATCATCGACCCGACCAAAGTTGTTCGTACTGCTCTGCAGGACGCAGCTTCCGTCGCGGGTCTCCTGATCACCACCGAAGCCATGGTTGCCGAGCTGCCGAAGAAAGATGCTCCGGCAATGCCGGGCGGCGGCGGCATGGGCGGTATGGGCGACATGGGCTTCTAAGAAGCCCAAAGCTCAGAAGCTTTACGGAAAGGGCGGCTTTCGGGCCGCCCTTTTTGCGTTCAAGGTCGCCCATCATTGTCAGCTTGTGCCGCTGTGCGGCACGGGGACGACTGGCCTTCAAAGAAGCCCAAAGCCCAGAAACTTTACGGAAAGGGCGGCTTTCGGGCCGCCCTTTTTGCGTTCAAGGCCGCCCATCATTGTCAGCTTGTGCCGCTGTGCGACACGCGGGACGGGCTTCCAAGGCGCCTTTCGGTTTGGGACCTCAGGGCGAGATCTTCCCGCGGCCGGTCGGAAAGTGCCCGTCCAGAAGCAAATCAGTTGCGCTTCGGGATATTGACCGCGTTCTGGCTTGCCGGCCGGGCTTTGCACTCCTCAAGCCAGCGCACCACGTTCTCGAAGTTGGCGAACCCCACGGCCTCGCCTGCTTCGTAGAAGCCGTCGATCGTGCGGGCCCAGGGCCAGGTCGCGATATCGGCGATGGTGTATTCGCCGCCCATGATGAAGTCCCGCCCTTCCAGGCGTTTATCCAGGACCGCGAGCAGCCGCTTGACCTCGTCCCGGTAGCGCTCGAAGGGGCGCCGATCCTCATATTCGCGCCCGGCGAACTTGTGAAAGAAACCGAGCTGGCCCGTCATGGGGCCGAAGCCGCCCATCTGCCACATCAGCCACTGTATGGTCTCGTATTTCGCCGCCGGTTCCTGTGGCAGAAACTTGCCGGATTTCTCAGCAAGATAGTGCAATATGGCGCCCGATTCCCAAAGCTGGAGGGGCCTGCCGTCCGGGCCGTGCGGATCGATGATGGCCGGGATCTTGTTGTTCGGGTTCAGCGACAGAAACTCCGGGCTCATCTGATCGTTGGATCCGAAATTCACCACATGAGGTTCGTAGGGCAGCCCGGTTTCCTCAAGCATCGCCGAAATCTTGATCCCGTTCGGGGTCGGCAGGGAATAGAGCTGGATCCGTTCCGGATGCTTGGCGGGCCACCGCTGCGTGACCAGGAATTCGAACAGTGCAGACATATGCTACTCACCATCAATCGTTGCGCCCCGGCCCCTGCCGGGATATCCGGTTCGGATATAGGTCGTTTTACGGAGCATTTAAACCCATCGTCTGTTGACGATGGATGAATTTGTCCTTTCGGGAAGATAACTCTATAAGGTCGCCGGAAGTTTCGTGCCTTTGCCTTTTCGTCAGGAGACCGTTCATGGCCGATGATCAAGAAGCCCGGCTGGAAAAGCTTGAGATCGACCTTGCCCACGCCCTAAATACGATCGATGACCTTAACGGCGTCGTTATCCAGCAGGGCAGACAGATCGAGCGGATGACACGGCTTCTGTCCAACATGACCGAACAGGTCGAGGAAATGATGGAAAGCTCCCATCCCGGTCACCGGATCGACAAGCCGCCCCACTACTAGCACTCATGCTGTTGACGCCGGATCATTTGATCCAGCGCATGGCAGCGCAGCACTGCAGGGTTAGGGTCTGCCGAGATTCCGGTCCGAGCCACGGGTGGCGGCATCCGTGACGAAAGTCTTTCAATCCGGCTAGACTGCAGATCTGCGAAGGTGCGACATGCGTTTTTTGCTTCTACTCCTCGTCCTGGGCTTCGCGGCTACCGGTGCCTACTGGTGGTCCAGCCGACCGGCGGAGGTTTATGTCACCACTCCTTACACGGGCCGCGCCGCCGACGTCGTCTACGCGACAGCCGTCGTGGAACCGGTGAGATGGGCCAAGGTGACCAGCATCATCCGCGAGCGCATCATTTCGCTGTGCGGCTGCGAGGGCAAACGGGTGAGCCAGGGAGACGTGCTGGCGGTGCTCGACAGCGGCGATGCGCGCGCGACGCTGGCCGAACTGGAGGCCCGGCAGGTTCTTGCGCAATCGGAAAGCGAGCGGGCCCTGCAGCTTCTGGAGCGGCGGGTGGGCAGCCAACAGGTTTACGACAGGGCGCAAAGCGAACTGGCCCGGGTGAACGCCTTGATCGCCGCGCAGAAGGAACGGCTGAGCGACTACCAGATCACCGCCCCGATGGATGGCGTCGTATTGCGCGAGGACGGTTCTGTCGGCGAAGTGGCGGAACCGGGGGACATTCTCTTCTGGATCGGGCAGCCCCGGCCCCTCCAGCTGGTTGCGGAAGTGAACGAGGAAGACATTCCCAAGGTGAGCGAGGGGCATATGGCGCTTATCCGTGCGGACGCCTTCCCGGACAAGGATCTGCGGGCGACCGTCTCACGGATCACGCCCAAGGGCGATCCGGTTCTGAAGAACTACCGCGTCTATCTCGACCTGCCCGAAGAGACGCCGCTGCGGATCGGCATGACCGCCGAGATCAACATCATCACCCGCGAGAAGGACGATGCGCTCCTGGTGTCGGCGGCTGCTTTCGACGGCTCGACCGTGCAGGTGGTCGGCGCGGAAGGCCGGATTGCACTGGCAACGGTCGAGACCGGTATCCGCGGCACGCGCGCCATAGAGATCCTCGAGGGGCTGGCCCCTGATGCACGCATCGTCATGCCGTTCAACGCGGAGCTCACCGAAGGGCAGAAGGTTCGTCCCAGAACCGGGGAGCCGCGGTGATGCTGCTCCTGCGGATTGCGACGACTCACATCCGAAGCCGCATGCGCCAGACGGTGGTCTCCATATTCGGGGTTGCGCTTGGCGTCGGTTTCTCGATCGCCATGGCCAGCCTGATGGAAGGCTCGCAGCGGGACTTCACGGCAACCCTGATCGATGCCATCCCCCATGTCGAAATTCTGGATGAACAGCGCGCCCCGGCCGAACAGCCCGCGAGCGTCGTCTACAACGCGGTCGCCTTTCACGGCCTGAGGCCGCGGGAAGACCTGCGCGGCATCCGCAACCCGACCGAGGCCCTGGCGTCGCTGCGGGACTGGGTGGACGGCAACATGGCGCAAAGGCTGAGCGGCCAGGCGGTGCTGCGCTACAGCGGCCAGGACATCGGCATGAACCTTGTCGGCGTCGTCCCCCGCCGCGAACTCAGCGTTTCGAAAATCAGGGAAGACATGCGTGAAGGCTCGTTTGACGATCTGGATACCACGGCAAACGGGCTCGTCATCGGGGACCAGGCCGCCGAACGTCTGGGGGCGGGCGTCGGCGACACGGTTACACTCACATCGGCAAACGGGCTGGCCAAGCGGTTCAGGATCGTCGGGTTGTTCCATTCCGGCATTACCACGAAGGACGAGGGACTGGCCTATGCACCGCTCAAGGCGGTTCAGATCTTGCTGGAAAAGCCGGACATCATCAACAGCATCGCCATCCGCCTGACCGACATCAGGCAGGCGAACGACGTTGCCGCCCGTGCCGAGCGCCAACTGGGCTACAAGGCGATCTCATGGGAGGAAGCCAATGAAGGCCTGATGGAAGCCTTCTTCGTGCGCAACGTCATCATGTACACCGTGGTCGGCGCCATTCTGGTGGTGGCCGGGTTCGGCATCTTCAACATCGTCTCGACCATCGTGCACGAGAAGGCGCGGGATATCGCCATCCTCAAGTCGCTGGGATTTCCGGAAGGAGACATTCAGCAGATCTTCGTCCTGGAGGGCCTCGTCATCGGCGTGCTCGGCGCCATTGCCGGATGCGCCCTCGGCTTCGGGCTGTCGAGCTACCTCGCCACGATCAAGTTCGAATTCACCCAGGACGTGGAAATGACCCGCCTGCCGATCTACTTTTCCACGTTGCACTATGCCGTTTCCAGCGTGCTGGCCCTGTTTTCGGCGGGCATCGCCGGCTACATTCCCGCCCGCAAGGCGGCCCGGCTCAATCCGGTCGACATCATCAGAGGTGCGGCATGAGCGCGGCCGCAGATACGGGCAGCCCTGCCCCGCTGCTGGAAGCAAGATCGCTCACGCGCATCCTGCCGGCCGTCGTTCCCGTGACCCTGGTGAAGGACGTCGATTTCAGGATCGGTGCGGCCGAATTCGTGGCGATTACCGGCCCCTCCGGATCGGGCAAATCCTCGCTCCTCTATCTGCTGGGCCTGCTTGACCGGCCGACGGAAGGACATGTGCTCATCGCGGGACAGGACACGGGGGACATGAGCGCGAGTGAACTTGCCCGCATGCGCCTGGAAAAACTCGGTTTCGTGTTTCAGTTCCACTTCCTGCTGCCGGAGTTCTCCGCGCTTGAGAACGTGATGATCCCGATGCAGAAGCTCGGCAAGCTGGGCCCGGCGCGGCAGAAGGACCATGCCACTGACCTTCTCGCCAGTCTGGGTCTCGGGGACTTTCTGCACCGCCGGCCCGACCAGCTTTCCGGGGGACAGCGCCAGCGTGTCGCGGTCGCCAGGGCGCTCGCCAATTCTCCGGATCTTATCCTGGCGGACGAGCCCACCGGCAGCCTTGATTCAGCCTCCACCGAGCAGGTGTTCGAGAGCCTGCAGAAAATCGTCGATACGCAGAAGACCACCGTGGTGGCGGTCACCCATGACCTGGAACTGGCCGGGAGGATGGAACGGCGCATCCACCTTGTGGATGGCCGGATCGACTACGACCGTCAGCAAGGATCTTCATAGCCCTTCAGAGAGACTGCCCTGTCCTTCATGCGCGGGCTGGACGGCGGCCAGAAGAAGCAGGATGCCGACCGGGATGAGCGGGCGGCTGCAGTGGAAATCAAATCTGTCCAACACCGGCTTTTCCCCGCCCCTGCGCGGAAACCGGCATTCGCTCAACAGCTTGCCACTTTTCCAGCAAAAACCTGTGCCATGCACGCAGCCGCTTGCCAAGTGCCTGATGTCATGGCATAAGCGCGCAATCATCAAGAGAAGGGCTGGCGCCCTCGCCAACCTGCCTGACCGGGCAAGGTGGTTTCCGCAACGGGATGCGGCTGGACAGAACCTCAAGAGAGGCTGATCGGCAACTAAGCGGTTGTTCTCATGCGCCAGTCCTCCTCGGGCAACCGATGGAGGATTTTTTGTCTCAACAGCCTTTTGCCGGACGTGCGGCAGACCTGATCGATAATCAGCTCGCCGGAAATGCGGACATCGGCTCCGGTCCCTGGGAGCAGGCGGCCGAAGACTGCGTCCTGGCGCGAGATCAATTCCCTGCGCCTGATCGGCGGCGTGCCCCGGCACAAGGCGCCGCTCGATGGTCAGGCGCGTCTTGAACGTCTGCGGGGGTTGCTTCAGCTCTGGGCAAACGGCTGCACCTGCGCGGTCGACGAGGATCTTTTTGCCGATATCCTCAACCGCTACCGGCCGTGACCGAAGTGAGCTTTCAGTTGGCGGCCTTCGCCCCTCCCTGGCGTGAGGCTGGTCAAGCAGCGAGGGATAGGCATTCCGTGCTTCGTCCCAGGCGCCGCTAAACGACCCTCGGAACCGGGCGCGGCTTGCCGCTGTCGTCGACGGCCACCATGGTGAAGATCGCTTCGGTCACCTTTTCCCGGTGGCCATAGCGGTGCCGCAGAGCCCAGGCTGCCAGCTTGATTTCCATCGAGGACGTGCCGACGCGGACAATGTCGGCGTAGACGCACAGGACGTCGCCGACATGGACCGGACGGATGAACTTCATCTTGTCGACCGCGATCGTCACCACGCGGCCCTGAGCCCTTTGCCCGGCGGCAATGCCGCCGGCAAGATCCATCTGCGACAGCACCCAGCCGCCGAAAATGTCTCCGGAGGCATTGGTGTCGGCCGGCATGGCCATGGTTCGCAGTGTCAGATCGCCGCTTGGCTGCTCGTCATCATTCACGCCTGAGCCCCCCAAATCTTTCAGTCGCGAAAGACTAACCGCCAGCGTGAAGATCACAATAGCCGTTTAACGCATCACCAGCAGCAGGATGGCCATGATCCACAGGGGAAGCGGTGCGGCGACCCAGATCAGCAGGATCGGAAGGCTTCGATGCAGAAAGGTCGAGCGGGTCATTTGGAAAGATCCTTCCTATCCGATGGACGGGATTTCAAGCACGGTCAGAACCGCAAGGGCCGCCATGCCGGTGACAAAGGCGAGTTTTGCGCTTCCCAGCAGCGTGCGGCCCGCCACATCGAGCTTCGGCAGGGGCAACTTGCGGGAGTCCAGATACATGGATGTCACCATGATCGAGAACCCGGCGAACCAGACCACCACGAGGGCCTCCGCCACAAGAACGACAGCCGTCAGCATGATGCGTGCCCTTCGCGATGTTCGGTGGAAAGATTCTCCGGCGGGGTCGCCCCGGCAACTCCGAACGTGGCGAGCCAGAGGCTCTGCGCGATGCGCTCGGCCACCGCGATGATCTCGTCGGCGAGCTCGGGAACGTAAAGCTCCCGGACGACCGGACGGAACACGCTCAGCCACTCACCGTAATCGGAGCTCACCAGTTCCGTCTGCTTGACATGCGCCGGCACGGGCTTGCCACTGTAGGCGCCGTTCTTCAGGAGAACGGATTGCCAGAAAGCCTCCATCTTCGGCAGGTGCTCGTCCCACCTGCCGTCCAGGCGGCGGGAGAAGATCTCGCCGAGCCGCGGATGCTCTCGGATGCAGCCGTAGAACGTGTGCACCATCACATGGATCGATTGCTCGCTCACGCTTTCATAGCGCCGCAGCCGGTCTTCCCCGTCTGCGCCGACGCTCCCCGGGAGAGCTTGCCCTGGAACGGAATTGCGGGCTTCCATCACCGTCTCCATAACATTCATCTAATATGCATCTTTTAAATCTCACATCGTCGCGCTAAAATCAACATCTAA is a window of Roseibium salinum DNA encoding:
- the groES gene encoding co-chaperone GroES, translated to MAFRPLHDRVVVRRVDSEEKTAGGIIIPDTAKEKPQEGEVVAVGTGARKDNGDLIPIDVKEGDRVLFGKWSGTEVKINGEDLLIMKESDIMGVIA
- the groL gene encoding chaperonin GroEL (60 kDa chaperone family; promotes refolding of misfolded polypeptides especially under stressful conditions; forms two stacked rings of heptamers to form a barrel-shaped 14mer; ends can be capped by GroES; misfolded proteins enter the barrel where they are refolded when GroES binds), producing MSAKEVKFGTDARERMLRGVDTLANAVRVTLGPKGRNVVLDKAFGAPRITKDGVSVAKEIELEDKFENMGAQMVREVASKTNDVAGDGTTTATVLAQSIVKEGAKAVAAGMNPMDLKRGVDLAAAEAVRALTAASKPITTSAEVAQVGTISANGDEQVGKDIAEAMQRVGNEGVITVEEAKSLETELEVVEGMQFDRGYLSPYFVTNADKMLADLEKPYILLHEKKLSNLQAMLPILEAVVQSSRPLLIISEDVEGEALATLVVNKLRGGLKIAAVKAPGFGDRRKAMLEDIAVLTGGTVISEDLGIKLENVTLDMLGTAEKVTITKETTTIVDGAGAKEDINGRVSQIKAQIEETTSDYDREKLQERLAKLAGGVAVIRVGGATEIEVKEKKDRVDDALNATRAAVEEGIVPGGGVALLRAKKAVEALTNDNPDIAAGIKIVLRALESPIRQIAENAGVEGSIVVGKIQENDDPTFGFNAQTEEFVNMIEAGIIDPTKVVRTALQDAASVAGLLITTEAMVAELPKKDAPAMPGGGGMGGMGDMGF
- a CDS encoding glutathione binding-like protein, coding for MSALFEFLVTQRWPAKHPERIQLYSLPTPNGIKISAMLEETGLPYEPHVVNFGSNDQMSPEFLSLNPNNKIPAIIDPHGPDGRPLQLWESGAILHYLAEKSGKFLPQEPAAKYETIQWLMWQMGGFGPMTGQLGFFHKFAGREYEDRRPFERYRDEVKRLLAVLDKRLEGRDFIMGGEYTIADIATWPWARTIDGFYEAGEAVGFANFENVVRWLEECKARPASQNAVNIPKRN
- a CDS encoding SlyX family protein, with amino-acid sequence MADDQEARLEKLEIDLAHALNTIDDLNGVVIQQGRQIERMTRLLSNMTEQVEEMMESSHPGHRIDKPPHY
- a CDS encoding efflux RND transporter periplasmic adaptor subunit → MRFLLLLLVLGFAATGAYWWSSRPAEVYVTTPYTGRAADVVYATAVVEPVRWAKVTSIIRERIISLCGCEGKRVSQGDVLAVLDSGDARATLAELEARQVLAQSESERALQLLERRVGSQQVYDRAQSELARVNALIAAQKERLSDYQITAPMDGVVLREDGSVGEVAEPGDILFWIGQPRPLQLVAEVNEEDIPKVSEGHMALIRADAFPDKDLRATVSRITPKGDPVLKNYRVYLDLPEETPLRIGMTAEINIITREKDDALLVSAAAFDGSTVQVVGAEGRIALATVETGIRGTRAIEILEGLAPDARIVMPFNAELTEGQKVRPRTGEPR
- a CDS encoding ABC transporter permease, with product MMLLLRIATTHIRSRMRQTVVSIFGVALGVGFSIAMASLMEGSQRDFTATLIDAIPHVEILDEQRAPAEQPASVVYNAVAFHGLRPREDLRGIRNPTEALASLRDWVDGNMAQRLSGQAVLRYSGQDIGMNLVGVVPRRELSVSKIREDMREGSFDDLDTTANGLVIGDQAAERLGAGVGDTVTLTSANGLAKRFRIVGLFHSGITTKDEGLAYAPLKAVQILLEKPDIINSIAIRLTDIRQANDVAARAERQLGYKAISWEEANEGLMEAFFVRNVIMYTVVGAILVVAGFGIFNIVSTIVHEKARDIAILKSLGFPEGDIQQIFVLEGLVIGVLGAIAGCALGFGLSSYLATIKFEFTQDVEMTRLPIYFSTLHYAVSSVLALFSAGIAGYIPARKAARLNPVDIIRGAA
- a CDS encoding ABC transporter ATP-binding protein → MSAAADTGSPAPLLEARSLTRILPAVVPVTLVKDVDFRIGAAEFVAITGPSGSGKSSLLYLLGLLDRPTEGHVLIAGQDTGDMSASELARMRLEKLGFVFQFHFLLPEFSALENVMIPMQKLGKLGPARQKDHATDLLASLGLGDFLHRRPDQLSGGQRQRVAVARALANSPDLILADEPTGSLDSASTEQVFESLQKIVDTQKTTVVAVTHDLELAGRMERRIHLVDGRIDYDRQQGSS
- a CDS encoding acyl-CoA thioesterase, yielding MAMPADTNASGDIFGGWVLSQMDLAGGIAAGQRAQGRVVTIAVDKMKFIRPVHVGDVLCVYADIVRVGTSSMEIKLAAWALRHRYGHREKVTEAIFTMVAVDDSGKPRPVPRVV
- a CDS encoding group III truncated hemoglobin; amino-acid sequence: MNVMETVMEARNSVPGQALPGSVGADGEDRLRRYESVSEQSIHVMVHTFYGCIREHPRLGEIFSRRLDGRWDEHLPKMEAFWQSVLLKNGAYSGKPVPAHVKQTELVSSDYGEWLSVFRPVVRELYVPELADEIIAVAERIAQSLWLATFGVAGATPPENLSTEHREGHASC